One segment of Candidatus Sericytochromatia bacterium DNA contains the following:
- the ndk gene encoding nucleoside-diphosphate kinase, with translation MAATNERTFLAIKPDGVQRGLVSEIIGRFEKKGFKLVGLKLMQVTREMAETHYGEHKGKPFFDGLVGFITSGPITAMVWEGPAVIATARRMMGATNPANAEPGTIRGDLSVDIGRNVIHGSDGPESAEREIGIFFKADELVSWQRTGETWIRE, from the coding sequence ATGGCTGCAACCAACGAACGTACATTCCTGGCCATCAAGCCCGACGGGGTGCAGCGGGGTCTCGTCAGCGAGATCATCGGCCGCTTCGAGAAGAAGGGCTTCAAGCTCGTCGGCCTGAAGCTCATGCAGGTCACCCGCGAAATGGCCGAGACGCATTATGGAGAGCACAAGGGCAAGCCGTTCTTCGATGGTCTGGTCGGCTTCATCACCTCGGGCCCGATCACCGCGATGGTGTGGGAAGGCCCGGCCGTGATCGCGACCGCGCGTCGGATGATGGGGGCCACGAATCCCGCCAACGCCGAACCGGGCACCATTCGCGGGGACCTCTCGGTGGACATCGGCCGCAACGTGATTCACGGCTCGGACGGACCTGAGAGCGCGGAGCGTGAGATCGGCATCTTCTTCAAGGCCGATGAACTGGTGTCGTGGCAGCGCACCGGCGAGACCTGGATCCGGGAGTGA
- a CDS encoding endonuclease MutS2, whose product MSVRIPMRILPIPHDGRAILVKRFIVENFGAARQAPFQTPGPQRPLPAGPRRCDDDEVRYNGTMDAKTLKVLEWDALIALLAAQASHAMGHERCLALRPRVPLDEVSAALRITTECRELRQLAGELPQGGIVDIRPALRRAAQGLTLAGEDLLAVGHTLRSARRLKDWLHERRDDFPALVELAEPIAGLSSLSDTLLAAFDAAGSLADSASPELARIRQRLREAQSAVRHALQRIISAQAAALQDPIATLRGDRFVLPVRADAKASVPGLVHDQSGSGQTLYIEPLGVVELNNAVRQRQLDARAEEERILADLTAQVAAVHDPIAWTCEALGDLDFAQAKARLADRLRGELPRLNRKGNTRLFKARHPLLVERLGDAVVPIDMQVEDDHPILLITGPNTGGKTVALKTLGLCVLMTQAGLLPPVARGSEVGVVSELFADIGDEQSLSQNLSTFSGHMANIIRILAQADGRTLVLLDELGAGTDPAEGAALGRAIIEELQARGARLVATTHYGELKMLAYQRAGVRNAAVEFDLETLSPTYRLLLGVSGQSNAVAIAERLGLSEPLVARSRELLAHRATETSELVAEVERDRHLAAEWLQRAEKARNRAEALKHEYDAKLAAWHQERRDLEAKAKERVEQQVRSAKGEIAAIIRDLQGVRTAQAAQRATERLEKFQKKKKPPAAPVGPQEVLEVGKTVLVAKLGQSGKVLTLPDADGNLKVQVGILTVTVHRRDLSLKSGAQLVDTPPPPRRTGTIVIPAEPAGLSLDMRGLMQHEAVPAADRYLDQALRSQLREVTLIHGAGSGALRNALRAWLKDNPAVASFRPGGPSEGGDGVTRVVLR is encoded by the coding sequence CGTTACAATGGAACCATGGATGCGAAAACCTTGAAGGTCCTGGAATGGGATGCCTTGATCGCGTTGTTGGCCGCGCAGGCCTCCCACGCGATGGGGCACGAACGCTGCCTGGCGCTGCGGCCCCGTGTGCCGCTCGATGAGGTGTCCGCGGCGCTTCGCATCACCACCGAATGTCGGGAGTTGCGGCAGCTGGCCGGCGAATTGCCGCAAGGCGGCATCGTGGACATCCGCCCGGCCCTGCGCCGGGCCGCACAGGGCCTCACCCTGGCCGGCGAGGACCTGCTGGCGGTCGGGCACACCTTGCGTTCAGCTCGTCGCCTGAAAGATTGGCTACACGAGCGCCGAGACGATTTTCCCGCCCTGGTGGAGCTGGCAGAGCCGATCGCGGGTCTCTCCAGCCTGAGCGACACCCTGCTGGCCGCCTTCGATGCGGCCGGGTCGCTGGCGGATTCGGCCAGCCCGGAGCTGGCGCGCATCCGGCAGCGCCTGCGCGAGGCGCAGAGTGCCGTGCGGCACGCTCTGCAGCGCATCATCAGCGCGCAGGCCGCGGCCTTGCAGGACCCGATCGCCACGCTCCGCGGCGATCGCTTCGTGTTGCCGGTGCGGGCCGACGCCAAGGCCTCCGTGCCCGGTCTGGTCCACGACCAGTCCGGTAGCGGGCAGACCCTCTACATCGAACCGCTGGGCGTGGTGGAACTCAACAACGCGGTGCGGCAGCGCCAGCTCGATGCCCGGGCCGAGGAGGAGCGGATCCTGGCCGACCTGACGGCGCAGGTCGCCGCCGTGCATGACCCGATCGCCTGGACCTGTGAAGCCCTGGGCGACCTGGACTTCGCCCAGGCCAAGGCGCGCCTGGCCGACCGGCTTCGTGGGGAACTGCCTCGGCTCAATCGCAAGGGCAACACCCGCCTGTTCAAGGCGCGCCACCCCCTGCTGGTCGAGCGACTGGGCGACGCGGTGGTGCCGATCGATATGCAGGTCGAGGACGACCATCCGATCCTGCTGATCACCGGGCCCAACACGGGGGGCAAGACGGTGGCACTGAAAACCCTGGGCCTGTGCGTCCTGATGACCCAGGCCGGTCTGTTGCCGCCGGTGGCGCGCGGCTCCGAGGTGGGGGTGGTGTCGGAACTGTTTGCCGACATCGGAGATGAGCAGAGCCTGTCGCAGAATCTCTCGACCTTCTCGGGCCATATGGCCAACATCATCCGGATCCTGGCCCAGGCTGACGGGCGCACCCTGGTGTTGCTGGATGAACTGGGGGCCGGGACGGACCCGGCCGAGGGGGCGGCGCTGGGGCGGGCCATCATCGAGGAACTGCAGGCCCGCGGGGCCCGCCTGGTGGCCACCACGCACTACGGCGAGTTGAAGATGTTGGCCTATCAGCGGGCGGGCGTCCGCAACGCCGCCGTGGAGTTCGATCTCGAGACGCTTTCTCCGACCTACCGGCTGCTGCTGGGCGTCTCCGGGCAGTCGAATGCCGTGGCGATCGCCGAGCGCCTGGGGCTCTCCGAGCCCCTGGTGGCGCGTAGCCGGGAGCTGCTCGCGCACCGCGCCACCGAAACCTCGGAACTGGTGGCCGAGGTCGAGCGCGATCGACACCTGGCGGCCGAATGGTTGCAACGGGCCGAGAAGGCGCGCAACCGGGCCGAGGCTTTGAAACACGAGTACGACGCCAAGCTCGCGGCCTGGCACCAGGAGCGGCGTGACCTGGAGGCCAAAGCCAAAGAACGGGTCGAACAGCAGGTGCGTTCCGCGAAAGGGGAGATCGCGGCGATCATTCGCGATCTGCAAGGCGTGCGCACGGCCCAGGCCGCGCAGCGGGCCACCGAGCGGTTGGAGAAGTTCCAGAAGAAGAAAAAGCCTCCGGCGGCCCCGGTAGGTCCGCAAGAGGTGCTGGAAGTGGGCAAAACGGTGCTGGTCGCCAAACTGGGGCAGAGCGGCAAGGTGCTGACCTTGCCCGATGCTGACGGCAACCTCAAGGTGCAGGTGGGAATCCTGACAGTCACGGTCCACCGCCGGGACCTGTCCCTGAAGTCGGGCGCGCAACTGGTCGACACCCCGCCGCCGCCCCGGCGCACCGGCACGATCGTGATTCCCGCGGAACCGGCGGGCCTCAGCCTCGACATGCGCGGCTTGATGCAGCACGAGGCCGTCCCGGCCGCCGATCGCTACCTCGACCAGGCGCTGCGCAGCCAGTTGCGAGAGGTCACCCTGATCCACGGGGCCGGCTCCGGCGCGCTGCGCAATGCGCTGCGCGCCTGGCTGAAGGACAATCCGGCCGTGGCCTCGTTCCGACCGGGGGGCCCGAGCGAGGGCGGTGACGGGGTCACGCGCGTGGTGCTGCGCTGA
- a CDS encoding YibE/F family protein: MNPLPCLLRWLFLPLLCLCLAAPVGAEEHGAHDEVALRSALGMVRQVVPGATPEERLVTVDVSSGYGAGQAVTVVQRAGGPGGMELPVVAGDRVVLSAVPLEEAEEFDWQIVDYQRANASWILAALTVLAFLLVGGGRGLKTLAVLLVTVLAIAGILLPLTLRGWSPLPLAVLLASAIALATTLLTAGAGRKAWAAVAGTSGAVLVSAVLAALFVTWGRLSGLANEDSVIVHGAQGAVVDAPGLLAASMLVGALGIMLDLSLSISSAVDELRQANPNLPRKALFAAGWQVGRDLLSTTSNTLLLAYLGGFLPVLLNLAVHPLPWLRVQHLETVGAFSVTLLVGLAGLLAVIPLTALAALSMHPASPRLLEESAT, translated from the coding sequence ATGAATCCATTGCCCTGCCTCCTTCGCTGGTTGTTCCTGCCGCTGCTGTGCCTTTGCTTGGCTGCCCCCGTCGGGGCGGAGGAGCATGGCGCTCACGACGAGGTGGCGCTGCGCAGTGCGCTGGGGATGGTGCGGCAGGTCGTGCCCGGCGCGACGCCCGAAGAGCGGCTGGTGACGGTGGATGTCAGTTCCGGCTACGGCGCCGGGCAGGCCGTCACCGTGGTCCAGCGCGCGGGGGGGCCAGGGGGGATGGAATTGCCGGTGGTGGCCGGCGATCGGGTGGTGCTGTCGGCCGTGCCGTTGGAGGAAGCCGAAGAGTTCGACTGGCAGATCGTCGACTACCAGCGAGCCAACGCCAGCTGGATCCTGGCCGCGCTGACGGTGCTGGCCTTTCTTCTGGTCGGCGGCGGGCGAGGCTTGAAGACCCTGGCCGTGTTGCTGGTGACCGTGCTGGCGATCGCCGGGATCCTGCTGCCGCTGACCCTGCGGGGCTGGTCTCCCTTACCACTGGCGGTGCTGCTCGCCTCGGCGATCGCCCTGGCCACGACCCTGCTGACGGCCGGTGCCGGTCGCAAGGCCTGGGCCGCGGTCGCAGGCACCAGCGGCGCGGTGCTGGTCTCGGCGGTGCTGGCCGCCCTGTTTGTCACGTGGGGGCGCTTATCGGGTCTGGCCAACGAAGATTCCGTGATCGTCCACGGCGCCCAGGGGGCCGTGGTGGATGCCCCAGGATTGCTGGCCGCGAGCATGCTGGTGGGCGCGCTGGGCATCATGCTGGACCTGTCGCTGTCGATCTCCTCGGCGGTGGATGAACTGCGGCAGGCCAATCCCAACTTGCCCCGCAAAGCGTTGTTCGCGGCGGGGTGGCAGGTGGGGCGCGACCTGCTTTCGACCACCTCCAACACCCTGCTGCTGGCCTATCTGGGGGGCTTCCTGCCCGTGTTGCTGAACCTGGCCGTCCATCCGCTGCCGTGGTTGCGGGTGCAGCATCTCGAAACGGTCGGCGCCTTCAGCGTGACCCTGCTGGTGGGATTGGCCGGTTTGCTGGCGGTCATCCCCCTGACGGCCCTGGCCGCGCTGTCGATGCATCCGGCTTCTCCGCGGCTTCTTGAAGAATCCGCTACCTAA
- the upp gene encoding uracil phosphoribosyltransferase — protein MSPSPETVSQARVVQLDHPLVVTALAELRHKDTPTPRFRARVRELAKFLIYEATRDLETDPIEVPTPLALTPGRTLGDRPLIVAPILRAGLAMMESATELLPEAQVRHIGLYRNEETLQPVEYYLKLPGAISPDATVLILDPMLATGGSATATIDAFKRRQASRIKFLCLIAAPEGVRNVHAAHPDVPIYCVSVDSHLNDQGYIVPGLGDAGDRAFGTVQV, from the coding sequence ATGTCGCCCTCGCCCGAAACCGTGAGTCAAGCGCGCGTCGTCCAGCTGGACCACCCCCTGGTGGTGACGGCGTTGGCCGAATTGCGCCACAAGGACACGCCCACGCCGCGTTTTCGTGCCCGGGTGCGGGAACTGGCGAAGTTCCTCATCTACGAGGCCACGCGGGACCTGGAAACCGATCCGATCGAGGTCCCCACGCCCCTGGCACTGACACCCGGCCGCACTCTGGGCGATCGCCCCTTGATCGTGGCGCCGATCCTGCGGGCGGGCCTGGCCATGATGGAATCTGCGACCGAGCTGCTACCGGAGGCGCAGGTTCGACACATCGGCCTTTACCGCAATGAGGAAACGCTCCAGCCCGTGGAGTACTACCTCAAATTGCCCGGTGCGATCAGCCCGGACGCCACCGTGCTGATCCTTGATCCCATGCTCGCGACGGGTGGCTCCGCCACCGCCACCATCGACGCGTTCAAGCGGCGCCAGGCGTCCCGCATCAAGTTCCTCTGTCTGATTGCCGCGCCCGAGGGGGTGCGCAACGTGCATGCCGCCCACCCGGATGTTCCGATCTACTGTGTCTCGGTCGACTCTCACCTGAATGATCAGGGTTACATCGTGCCGGGTCTGGGGGACGCGGGGGATCGTGCCTTCGGAACCGTTCAGGTCTGA
- a CDS encoding S8 family peptidase encodes MLVRRPCLAVAPVVLLASLLGACGAGPMRAPQAARSKGISERPVMQAKQAFLEAPSEVVVASEGPALSLAGAKHLDSFSFAGLNYHLYDVGQRSLIQRALGALRSVRGVRAAEPNAMVYALDLPGAGQAPDDEYYNLQFGLVQKEIPLAWRITTGDPAVNVAVVDTGVDFTHPDLKDRVTQGPDLAFRPGRIFNRKDKNGPMDDNGHGTHCAGIIGALTNNGLGIAGVAPGVKILAVKVLGARGEGTSYDVMKGVAHAITHGAKIVNMSLGGTATTSVERKFYETAVQSGSLIVAAAGNSADSLGFPAAYPGVLSVGATDSTGGLARFSNHDASMSVTAPGVGILSTVPGEAYAKMSGTSMASPFVAGVAALVWSKHPDWTAQQVKEHLEQTASDRGAPGVDPLFGHGEVNPLAALAN; translated from the coding sequence ATGCTTGTCCGTCGTCCGTGTCTCGCCGTCGCCCCCGTCGTCTTGCTGGCTTCCCTGCTGGGCGCCTGCGGTGCTGGGCCGATGCGGGCACCCCAAGCGGCGAGGTCCAAGGGGATCTCCGAGCGCCCCGTGATGCAAGCCAAACAAGCTTTTTTGGAAGCTCCCAGTGAGGTCGTGGTCGCCAGTGAGGGCCCAGCCCTCTCGCTCGCCGGTGCCAAGCACCTCGACAGTTTCAGCTTCGCGGGACTGAACTACCACCTGTACGACGTGGGCCAGCGCAGCCTGATCCAGCGCGCGCTGGGGGCCCTGCGCAGCGTGCGAGGCGTGCGGGCGGCCGAGCCGAACGCCATGGTCTACGCGCTCGACCTGCCCGGGGCAGGTCAGGCGCCCGATGATGAGTATTACAACCTCCAGTTCGGCCTGGTCCAGAAAGAAATTCCGCTGGCCTGGCGGATCACGACAGGGGATCCCGCCGTGAACGTGGCGGTGGTGGATACCGGGGTCGACTTCACCCATCCGGACCTCAAGGATCGCGTGACCCAGGGGCCCGATCTGGCTTTCCGGCCTGGCCGCATCTTCAATCGCAAGGACAAGAACGGGCCCATGGATGACAACGGGCACGGCACCCACTGTGCCGGGATCATCGGCGCCCTCACCAACAACGGGCTTGGCATCGCGGGCGTGGCCCCCGGGGTCAAGATCCTGGCCGTCAAGGTGCTGGGGGCTCGCGGGGAGGGAACCAGCTACGACGTCATGAAGGGCGTGGCGCACGCCATCACCCACGGGGCCAAGATCGTCAACATGAGCCTCGGAGGCACCGCCACCACCAGCGTCGAGCGCAAGTTTTACGAGACGGCGGTGCAGAGCGGCAGCTTGATCGTCGCGGCCGCCGGCAACAGCGCCGACTCGCTGGGTTTCCCCGCGGCCTATCCCGGGGTCCTCTCGGTGGGAGCCACGGATAGCACGGGGGGACTCGCGCGCTTCTCGAATCATGATGCTTCGATGAGCGTCACCGCACCGGGCGTCGGGATTCTCTCGACCGTGCCGGGTGAGGCCTATGCGAAGATGAGCGGCACGTCCATGGCCTCCCCCTTTGTCGCCGGTGTGGCCGCGCTGGTCTGGAGCAAGCACCCGGATTGGACGGCACAGCAGGTCAAGGAGCACCTTGAACAGACGGCCTCGGATCGGGGCGCCCCGGGGGTGGATCCGCTCTTCGGCCACGGTGAGGTCAATCCGCTGGCGGCCCTCGCCAACTGA